A stretch of the Flavobacterium sp. 5 genome encodes the following:
- a CDS encoding PUR family DNA/RNA-binding protein codes for MRENDMLEKEEIFSKVLRAGRRTYFFDVRATKADDYYITITESKKFTEEDGSFHFKKHKIYLYKEDFTAFSEILEDMTSYVLNHKGEEVISERHQKDFKKEYALDKSDEDNVPNTSSFTDIEFDDI; via the coding sequence ATGAGAGAAAATGATATGTTAGAAAAAGAAGAAATATTCTCAAAAGTTTTAAGAGCTGGAAGAAGAACGTATTTCTTTGATGTTAGAGCGACTAAAGCTGATGATTATTATATTACTATAACAGAAAGTAAAAAATTCACAGAGGAAGACGGTTCGTTTCATTTTAAAAAACATAAAATCTATTTATACAAAGAAGATTTTACTGCATTTTCAGAAATTTTAGAAGACATGACTTCTTACGTTTTAAACCACAAAGGTGAAGAAGTAATTTCTGAAAGACATCAAAAAGATTTCAAAAAAGAATATGCTTTGGATAAATCAGACGAAGATAATGTACCAAATACTTCAAGTTTTACTGATATCGAATTTGATGATATTTAA
- a CDS encoding GTP cyclohydrolase, producing the protein MITIQEAKTKKELTEFIKFPFSLYKDNPYWVPPLISDELETFDKNKNPAFNSAEATFYVAYRNNTIVGRIAVIINWDEVNHQQKKKVRFGWFDVIDDIEVTKALLEKVYELGQKNNLEYVEGPMGFSNLDKVGVLTEGFDELGTMITWYNFPYYATHFEELGYSTEKEYVENKFPFANAKPEFFEKINELVKKRYQLKPINFKSAKDVMPYVDKMFDLFNESYAKLSSFVAISDVQKEYFKKKYISFINPEYIKYVEDKDGKLVAFAIVMPSFSKALQKANGKLFPFGFLHLLKAKRSSKDVLFYLIGVHPDYQNKGVTAVIFNEYHKTFTENGVENCFRTPELADNIAIQLIWKNFNPVIHCRRKTFRKSL; encoded by the coding sequence ATGATTACCATACAAGAAGCTAAGACAAAAAAAGAATTAACTGAATTTATAAAATTTCCTTTTTCTTTATATAAAGACAACCCATATTGGGTTCCACCATTAATTTCAGATGAGCTAGAGACTTTTGATAAAAACAAAAACCCTGCTTTTAATAGTGCTGAAGCTACTTTTTATGTTGCATATAGAAATAATACTATTGTGGGTAGGATTGCAGTTATAATCAATTGGGATGAAGTCAATCACCAACAAAAAAAGAAAGTTCGTTTTGGTTGGTTTGATGTTATTGATGACATTGAAGTGACTAAAGCATTGCTTGAAAAAGTATATGAATTAGGTCAAAAAAATAATCTAGAATATGTTGAAGGGCCGATGGGTTTTTCTAATCTTGATAAAGTGGGTGTTTTAACTGAAGGTTTTGATGAATTAGGTACCATGATTACATGGTACAATTTTCCTTATTATGCTACACATTTTGAGGAATTAGGATACTCAACAGAGAAAGAGTATGTGGAAAATAAATTTCCATTTGCTAATGCTAAACCCGAATTTTTTGAAAAAATTAATGAATTAGTTAAAAAGCGATACCAGCTTAAACCAATTAACTTTAAATCAGCTAAGGATGTAATGCCTTATGTAGATAAAATGTTTGATTTGTTTAATGAATCGTATGCTAAGCTATCTTCATTTGTTGCAATATCTGATGTTCAAAAAGAATATTTTAAGAAAAAATACATCAGTTTTATTAATCCAGAATATATAAAGTATGTTGAGGATAAAGATGGAAAGCTTGTAGCGTTTGCAATTGTAATGCCAAGTTTTTCAAAAGCGCTTCAGAAAGCAAACGGAAAATTATTTCCTTTTGGCTTTTTACATTTATTAAAAGCCAAACGCAGTAGTAAAGATGTTTTATTCTATCTTATTGGAGTTCATCCTGATTATCAAAATAAAGGAGTAACGGCGGTTATTTTTAATGAATACCATAAGACTTTTACTGAAAATGGTGTTGAGAATTGTTTTAGAACACCTGAATTAGCTGATAATATAGCTATTCAATTGATCTGGAAAAACTTTAATCCAGTGATTCACTGTAGAAGAAAGACTTTTAGAAAGTCATTGTAA
- a CDS encoding transporter — protein sequence MFNIKKAFLASLFLLPTVHYGQHTDEINSNRPGESMSAFAVGKTVIQVETGVFGIKEDHSLSRYNANGFGVDMEVRYGAFLENLEFIADVQYAYETFNYPLQVVDKSDFKQSVLGAKYLIYDPNKGYKKEANIYSWKANHKFDWHQVIPAVAVFGGANFTGANNPYFFTPDATISPKAALILQNHLGDGSWVFVTNIIYNYIATDYPSLSYILTLTKGISPKWSAFIENQGIKSDFYSDAIIRGGAAYLINRNLQVDASISTNFKNTPSLLYGGVGVSWRYDGRYKEVRLLSKEEEAAENMAKKTKTKKGFKKSKK from the coding sequence ATGTTCAATATCAAAAAAGCATTTTTAGCCTCTCTTTTTTTATTACCAACAGTTCATTATGGGCAACACACAGACGAAATTAACTCCAATAGACCCGGTGAGTCCATGTCGGCTTTTGCAGTTGGAAAAACTGTAATACAAGTTGAAACAGGAGTATTTGGAATTAAAGAAGATCACAGTTTATCAAGATATAATGCTAATGGTTTTGGAGTTGATATGGAAGTGAGATATGGAGCTTTCTTAGAGAATTTAGAATTTATTGCCGATGTTCAATATGCTTATGAGACATTTAATTATCCTTTGCAAGTTGTAGATAAATCTGATTTTAAGCAAAGCGTTCTTGGAGCTAAATATTTGATTTATGACCCAAATAAAGGTTATAAAAAAGAGGCAAATATTTATAGCTGGAAAGCCAACCATAAATTTGACTGGCATCAAGTTATCCCTGCTGTAGCTGTTTTTGGTGGAGCTAATTTTACAGGAGCTAATAATCCATATTTTTTTACACCTGATGCGACTATTTCTCCAAAAGCGGCTTTGATATTGCAAAATCATTTAGGCGATGGTTCATGGGTTTTTGTGACTAATATCATTTATAATTATATTGCTACAGATTATCCTAGTTTGAGTTATATATTAACTTTGACCAAAGGAATTAGCCCAAAATGGTCTGCTTTTATAGAAAATCAAGGGATAAAAAGTGATTTTTACAGTGATGCAATCATTCGTGGAGGTGCCGCCTATTTAATTAATAGGAACCTTCAAGTAGATGCGTCAATAAGTACTAATTTTAAAAATACGCCTTCATTACTTTATGGCGGTGTCGGAGTATCATGGCGTTATGATGGTCGTTACAAAGAAGTGCGTCTTTTGTCAAAAGAAGAAGAAGCAGCCGAAAATATGGCTAAAAAAACTAAAACAAAAAAAGGATTTAAAAAATCGAAGAAATAA
- a CDS encoding non-canonical purine NTP diphosphatase, with product MKIVFATNNKNKIREIQSMLPGSIEIISLESIGCHEDIPETADTIEENAIMKANYVTQKYGYDCFADDTGLEVDALNGEPGVFSARYAGEQKSSEDNMDKLLLNLKVKTNRDAQFKTVIALNIKGEQYLFTGIARGAITIEKTGNQGFGYDPIFRPVGYQETFAELSLETKNTISHRGKATHELIAFLNNNPS from the coding sequence ATGAAGATCGTTTTTGCAACTAATAACAAAAATAAAATCAGAGAAATACAAAGTATGCTACCAGGAAGCATTGAAATTATCAGTTTGGAAAGTATTGGTTGTCATGAAGATATTCCTGAAACTGCCGATACAATTGAAGAAAATGCTATCATGAAAGCCAATTATGTAACCCAAAAATATGGGTATGATTGCTTTGCAGATGATACTGGACTCGAAGTTGATGCTTTGAATGGTGAGCCAGGGGTTTTTTCAGCACGATATGCAGGAGAACAAAAATCATCTGAAGATAATATGGATAAACTACTTTTGAATTTGAAAGTTAAAACCAATAGAGATGCACAATTTAAGACTGTTATTGCTTTGAATATAAAAGGCGAACAATATCTTTTTACAGGAATTGCTCGTGGTGCAATTACTATAGAAAAAACTGGAAATCAAGGTTTTGGTTACGATCCTATTTTTAGACCTGTAGGATATCAAGAGACTTTTGCAGAACTTTCATTAGAAACCAAAAATACCATTAGTCATCGGGGAAAAGCAACTCACGAGTTAATTGCTTTTTTAAATAATAATCCAAGTTAA
- a CDS encoding YhcH/YjgK/YiaL family protein, whose product MIIDYIENSSRYETIHPSFKIAFDYLKQTNKEALDGLTDEKAGVKMFAYKGEGKSKIKSLETFECHDKNIDIQFCISGNEGFLWKPRPKCISPNGDYNVEKDVRFFYDKPDTYFELQANQFVIFFPEDVHAPMISENDLDKIVVKILI is encoded by the coding sequence ATGATTATAGATTATATAGAAAATTCATCTCGATATGAAACAATACATCCTTCTTTTAAAATTGCCTTTGACTATTTAAAACAAACCAATAAAGAAGCTTTAGATGGATTAACAGATGAAAAAGCAGGAGTAAAAATGTTTGCCTACAAAGGTGAAGGAAAAAGTAAAATAAAAAGCTTAGAAACATTTGAATGTCATGACAAAAATATCGATATTCAGTTTTGCATTAGCGGAAACGAAGGTTTTTTATGGAAACCAAGGCCAAAATGCATTTCTCCAAATGGAGATTACAACGTAGAAAAAGACGTTCGTTTTTTTTACGACAAACCTGATACCTATTTTGAATTACAAGCCAATCAATTTGTTATATTTTTCCCAGAAGATGTACATGCTCCAATGATTAGTGAAAACGATTTGGATAAAATTGTAGTGAAAATATTGATTTAA
- a CDS encoding type ISP restriction/modification enzyme: MSALNNKEIVQKITNNLDLAFFNQKELSGNVCFANDNDVRPEFKEIFSQIDLLNYIYAILFLSKYRENHQEFLKSNFSYIPIPNDKIKFWKLIKLGNELRENHLFKNNITEHYNIQYPIHGDNIVENTLFKNSFSLKDSHKNIGKIYINKNQYFDNVPEVAWNFYIGIDQPAQKWLKEREYNKLNQEDILYYQKMILILLETIRIVKEIDIIEF, encoded by the coding sequence ATGTCTGCTTTAAATAATAAGGAAATAGTACAAAAAATAACCAATAATTTGGATTTAGCTTTTTTTAATCAAAAAGAGCTTTCTGGAAACGTTTGTTTTGCAAACGACAATGATGTACGTCCAGAATTCAAAGAAATCTTCAGTCAAATTGATTTGCTCAATTACATCTATGCTATTTTATTTTTGTCAAAATACAGAGAAAATCACCAAGAGTTTTTAAAGTCCAATTTCTCATATATTCCAATTCCAAATGATAAAATTAAATTTTGGAAATTAATAAAACTCGGTAATGAATTACGTGAAAATCATTTATTTAAAAATAATATTACCGAGCACTACAATATACAGTATCCTATACATGGTGATAATATAGTTGAAAACACCCTTTTTAAAAATTCATTTTCTTTGAAGGATAGTCATAAAAATATCGGTAAAATTTACATTAACAAAAACCAATATTTCGATAATGTCCCTGAAGTTGCTTGGAATTTTTATATTGGAATTGATCAACCTGCACAAAAATGGCTTAAAGAACGTGAGTACAATAAACTTAATCAAGAAGATATTTTATATTACCAAAAAATGATTCTTATTTTACTCGAAACGATTCGGATAGTGAAAGAAATTGATATAATAGAATTTTAG
- a CDS encoding CorA family divalent cation transporter, producing the protein MIEILLKNKKFHKVQSVDELSPSNLDFHVLQFLDYSDSEINWLEKNYGLDFSIMKHFEDIEISSHFLENENQAAFHFSFPFYEEKKITEEPIFIIISKSGLFLFSSSKLDNFLNKMYLNKFKFLRELEESKDILEFQFSFISDYFADITENLARKIKILANTILIEKQFSNNEMDSITDYNFSNMLVKELLIETTRVFRLYIKSNWAQKMGLKENIKADLNDLTVVSDYIQFNFDRLDDLKENISSKIDLEQNHIFKMLTVVTVCISLPTFIAGVYGMNFEIMPELKTSYGYPIALIAMLCSAILPFIYFKRKKWL; encoded by the coding sequence ATGATAGAAATTTTATTAAAAAACAAAAAATTTCACAAAGTCCAAAGTGTTGATGAACTTTCACCATCTAATTTAGATTTTCATGTTTTGCAATTTCTTGATTATAGCGATTCAGAAATAAATTGGCTGGAGAAAAATTATGGCCTTGATTTTTCTATCATGAAACATTTTGAAGACATTGAAATTAGTTCTCACTTTTTAGAAAATGAAAATCAAGCAGCTTTCCATTTTTCATTTCCCTTTTATGAAGAAAAAAAAATAACTGAAGAACCAATATTCATTATAATTTCAAAATCGGGTTTGTTTTTATTTTCTAGTTCCAAACTCGATAACTTTTTGAATAAAATGTATTTAAACAAATTTAAATTTTTAAGAGAATTAGAAGAGTCAAAAGACATTTTAGAATTTCAGTTCAGTTTTATATCAGATTATTTTGCTGATATTACAGAAAATCTGGCACGGAAAATAAAAATACTTGCCAATACAATTTTAATCGAAAAACAATTTTCCAATAATGAAATGGACAGTATTACTGATTATAATTTTAGTAATATGTTAGTAAAAGAGTTACTCATAGAAACTACAAGAGTTTTCAGATTGTATATTAAAAGTAATTGGGCTCAAAAAATGGGCTTAAAAGAAAATATTAAAGCTGACTTAAACGATCTTACAGTTGTATCCGACTATATTCAATTTAATTTTGATCGTTTGGATGATTTGAAAGAGAATATTTCCAGCAAAATTGACTTGGAGCAAAATCATATTTTTAAAATGCTTACGGTTGTAACCGTATGTATTTCACTACCAACATTTATAGCGGGCGTGTACGGAATGAATTTTGAAATAATGCCGGAACTCAAAACTTCTTATGGATATCCGATAGCATTAATTGCCATGTTATGTTCAGCAATTCTTCCATTTATTTATTTCAAAAGAAAAAAGTGGCTGTAA
- a CDS encoding FMN-binding glutamate synthase family protein: MRKQLFTIGITLLIISLLFNYFLRTGFVFSAIMVILLIVGYCNTIQQKHAILRNFPVLGYFRYLFEMIAPEIQQYFIERTTDGKPFSRNQRSLIYQRAKNIDATSPFGTQLVLNQSSYEGIKHSMFPASVNHELPRILVGGPDCKQPYSASLLNISAMSFGSLSENAIVALNKGAQKGNFYHNTGEGGLTQFHQSGGDITWQIGTGYFGCRTSEGNFDADKFTEKANLPAVKMIEIKLSQGAKPGHGGVLPAQKNTEQIAKIRGVEPHTTILSPPSHNAFQNSKELVEFIAHLRELSNGKPIGFKLCIGETSEFEDLCNEMIHLNCYPDFITVDGAEGGTGAAPLEFADGVGMPFEPALIFVNKTLVRLGIRDKIRVICSGKIISGYSILRAIALGADMCNSARGFMFSLGCIQALRCNTNECPTGVATQNKMLMKGLVVTDKSERVYHFHKNTLHAANELLAAAGKNSFGEVDINIFMRGDEFGHLSDAYFPDNLTNVTKH; this comes from the coding sequence ATGAGAAAACAATTATTCACAATTGGCATAACACTATTGATTATTTCACTGTTGTTTAATTATTTTTTGAGAACAGGATTTGTCTTTTCTGCAATAATGGTAATTCTGCTAATTGTAGGCTATTGCAATACCATTCAACAGAAGCATGCTATTTTAAGAAACTTTCCTGTTTTGGGGTATTTCCGTTATTTGTTTGAAATGATTGCTCCAGAAATTCAGCAATACTTCATCGAACGCACCACTGATGGAAAGCCATTTTCAAGAAATCAACGCTCTCTAATATACCAAAGAGCCAAAAATATTGATGCAACTTCTCCATTTGGAACGCAACTGGTATTAAACCAATCGAGTTATGAAGGAATCAAACATTCTATGTTTCCTGCATCTGTCAATCATGAATTGCCTCGTATTCTCGTTGGAGGCCCAGATTGTAAGCAGCCATATTCAGCTTCTTTACTGAATATTTCAGCGATGAGTTTTGGATCTTTGAGCGAAAATGCGATTGTAGCACTCAATAAAGGAGCTCAAAAAGGTAATTTTTATCATAATACAGGCGAAGGAGGTTTGACTCAATTTCATCAGAGTGGTGGGGATATAACTTGGCAAATTGGAACTGGTTATTTTGGTTGCAGAACTTCAGAAGGCAATTTTGATGCTGATAAATTTACAGAAAAAGCAAATCTTCCTGCTGTAAAAATGATTGAGATCAAACTATCGCAAGGAGCAAAACCTGGTCACGGTGGAGTTCTTCCTGCCCAAAAAAATACCGAACAAATTGCAAAAATTAGAGGAGTAGAACCACATACTACAATTCTTTCACCGCCAAGTCATAATGCTTTCCAAAATTCTAAGGAGTTAGTTGAATTTATTGCCCATTTGCGTGAATTATCAAATGGAAAACCAATAGGTTTTAAACTATGTATTGGTGAAACTTCTGAATTTGAAGATCTTTGCAATGAAATGATTCATCTTAATTGTTATCCTGATTTTATTACTGTCGATGGAGCTGAAGGAGGAACTGGAGCTGCACCGCTTGAATTTGCAGATGGTGTTGGAATGCCTTTTGAACCGGCACTTATTTTTGTAAATAAAACATTAGTTCGTTTAGGAATTAGAGATAAAATTAGAGTGATTTGCAGTGGAAAAATCATTTCAGGGTATTCTATTTTACGTGCTATTGCTTTGGGTGCAGATATGTGTAATTCGGCTCGTGGTTTTATGTTTTCCTTGGGTTGTATTCAGGCCTTGCGTTGTAACACGAACGAATGTCCAACTGGGGTTGCTACCCAAAATAAAATGTTAATGAAAGGATTGGTTGTAACCGATAAATCCGAAAGAGTCTATCATTTTCATAAAAATACTTTACACGCTGCAAACGAACTTTTGGCTGCAGCTGGAAAAAATAGTTTTGGAGAAGTGGATATTAATATCTTCATGCGGGGAGATGAATTTGGGCATTTGTCAGATGCGTATTTTCCAGATAATTTGACGAATGTAACTAAACATTAA
- a CDS encoding NYN domain-containing protein, translating into MSQTSKELKLAVLIDADNVPYSNVKGMMEEIAKFGTPTTKRIYADWTKPNANGWKAVLLEHAITPIQQYSYTVGKNSSDSALIIDAMDLLYSGKLDGFCIVSSDSDFTRLAIRLRESGMKVIGIGEQKTPKPFISACDRFIFIEVLDGAIKKTRKTTNAQSKLPKPVTTAIAESKKAAEKDAPNKIDAQTIELIEDTLDAIGDDDGWAFLGDVGNLIVKKKPEFDPRNYGFSKLTPMLKSLTEILEIDERESDKKGIKHVFVRLRYT; encoded by the coding sequence ATGTCACAAACCTCCAAAGAATTAAAACTCGCTGTACTTATTGATGCAGACAACGTACCTTACAGCAATGTAAAAGGTATGATGGAAGAAATCGCAAAATTTGGAACACCAACCACCAAACGTATTTACGCCGATTGGACTAAGCCAAATGCAAACGGTTGGAAAGCAGTCTTACTCGAACATGCAATCACACCTATCCAACAATACAGTTATACCGTTGGGAAAAATTCTTCCGATTCAGCTTTGATTATTGATGCCATGGATTTATTGTATTCTGGAAAATTGGACGGTTTTTGTATCGTTTCCAGCGATAGTGATTTTACAAGATTAGCTATACGACTTCGCGAATCGGGAATGAAAGTCATTGGAATTGGAGAACAAAAAACACCAAAACCTTTTATTAGTGCCTGCGATAGATTTATTTTCATAGAAGTATTGGATGGGGCAATCAAAAAGACCCGAAAAACAACCAACGCTCAAAGTAAATTACCAAAACCAGTTACCACTGCTATTGCAGAATCTAAAAAAGCTGCCGAAAAAGACGCTCCAAACAAAATTGATGCTCAAACGATCGAACTCATAGAAGATACACTTGATGCAATTGGAGATGATGATGGATGGGCTTTCCTTGGTGATGTTGGTAATTTAATTGTAAAGAAAAAACCTGAATTTGATCCTAGAAATTATGGCTTTTCAAAACTAACACCTATGCTCAAATCTCTAACAGAAATTTTAGAAATAGACGAAAGAGAATCAGACAAAAAAGGAATCAAACATGTTTTTGTAAGATTGCGTTATACCTAA
- a CDS encoding YceI family protein, translating into MKNTTTWVIDPLHTDVQFKIKHLLISNVTGSFNKFDGKIVTNGDDFNDAKVTFEIDVKSIDTNQAQRDQHLQNGDFFAADLYPTITFASTSFVNTGGSDYKMGGNLTLRGVTKPITLDVEYGGSQNSGQGVLKHGFEITGIINRIEFGMTWNILTDTGGLGLGENIKLIANIQVSELVEEEIEIKA; encoded by the coding sequence ATGAAAAATACAACAACATGGGTTATTGACCCACTACACACCGATGTACAGTTTAAAATTAAGCATCTACTTATCTCTAATGTTACTGGTTCCTTCAACAAATTCGATGGAAAAATAGTTACCAATGGAGATGATTTTAATGATGCCAAAGTAACTTTTGAAATAGATGTTAAAAGTATTGATACCAATCAGGCACAACGTGATCAGCACTTGCAAAATGGCGATTTCTTTGCCGCAGATTTATATCCAACAATCACTTTTGCGTCCACTTCGTTTGTAAATACTGGAGGCAGCGATTACAAAATGGGTGGGAACTTAACCTTAAGAGGAGTTACTAAACCAATTACATTGGATGTAGAATATGGTGGTTCACAAAATAGTGGGCAAGGTGTTTTAAAACATGGTTTTGAAATCACCGGAATTATCAATCGCATAGAATTTGGGATGACTTGGAACATACTCACAGATACAGGCGGTTTAGGACTCGGGGAAAATATTAAACTAATTGCAAACATTCAGGTTTCAGAATTGGTTGAAGAAGAGATCGAAATTAAAGCCTAG
- a CDS encoding helix-turn-helix domain-containing protein has translation MNQKEAVCQQRMMVTRDALEVIQGKWRLPIIISLTFGNKRFGEIQREIVDISPKMLSQELKALELNKIITRTLYDSMPITVEYSLTPLGLSMKTLLDEILNWGIHFRKEIVGK, from the coding sequence ATGAATCAAAAAGAAGCAGTTTGCCAGCAAAGGATGATGGTTACACGAGACGCCTTAGAAGTGATTCAAGGCAAATGGAGATTACCCATCATTATTTCATTAACATTTGGCAACAAAAGGTTTGGAGAGATTCAACGAGAAATTGTTGATATATCACCGAAAATGTTGTCGCAAGAATTAAAAGCTTTGGAGTTGAACAAAATTATCACTCGGACACTCTATGATAGTATGCCAATAACTGTAGAATATTCTCTAACTCCATTAGGCCTGTCAATGAAAACATTGCTAGATGAAATTTTAAATTGGGGTATTCATTTTCGAAAAGAAATTGTTGGTAAATAG
- a CDS encoding pyridoxal phosphate-dependent aminotransferase family protein produces MVKDLFERIQNNKGPLGKWASQAEGYFVFPKLEGDLGPRMKFQGKEVLNWSLNDYLGLANHPEVRKSDADAAIEYGAAAPMGARMMSGHTKYHEQLENELAAFVMKESAYLLNFGYQGMVSIIDALVTRNDVIVYDVDGHACIIDGVRLHSGKRFTYKHNDIESMEKNLQRATKLATETGGGILFITEGVFGMRGQQGKLKEIVEMKKKYNFRLLVDDAHGFGTLGKTGAGAGEEQDCQDGIDVYFSTFAKSMANIGAFVAADKDIIDYLKYNLRSQMFAKALPMIQTIGSLKRLQLLRDNPSLKDKLWENVNALQGGLRSKGFNIGDTNTCVTPVYLEGSVPEAMVMVNDLRENYGIFLSIVIYPVIPKGMILLRVIPTASHTLSDIDQTLTAFEAIREKLVNGTYKEIASRTKVDHDAV; encoded by the coding sequence ATGGTAAAAGATTTATTCGAAAGAATTCAGAACAATAAAGGGCCTTTAGGAAAATGGGCTTCACAAGCAGAAGGTTATTTTGTGTTTCCAAAACTAGAAGGAGACTTAGGCCCAAGAATGAAATTTCAAGGAAAAGAGGTTTTAAACTGGAGTTTGAATGACTATTTAGGTCTTGCAAACCATCCAGAAGTACGTAAATCCGATGCTGATGCAGCGATTGAATACGGTGCAGCTGCCCCAATGGGAGCACGTATGATGAGTGGTCACACTAAATATCACGAACAATTAGAGAATGAATTGGCTGCTTTTGTAATGAAAGAATCAGCTTATTTATTGAATTTTGGTTACCAAGGAATGGTGTCTATTATTGATGCTTTGGTTACTAGAAATGACGTAATTGTGTATGATGTTGATGGTCACGCTTGTATTATTGACGGAGTTCGTTTGCATAGTGGAAAACGTTTTACGTACAAACACAACGATATTGAAAGTATGGAGAAAAACCTGCAGCGTGCTACAAAATTAGCTACTGAAACAGGTGGTGGAATTTTATTCATTACTGAAGGTGTTTTTGGAATGCGCGGTCAACAAGGAAAGTTGAAAGAGATTGTAGAAATGAAAAAGAAATACAATTTCCGTTTGTTAGTTGATGATGCTCACGGTTTTGGTACACTTGGTAAAACAGGTGCTGGAGCTGGTGAAGAGCAAGATTGTCAAGATGGAATTGATGTTTACTTTTCTACGTTTGCAAAATCTATGGCAAATATTGGTGCTTTCGTAGCTGCTGATAAAGACATTATTGATTATTTAAAATATAATTTACGTTCTCAAATGTTTGCAAAAGCGTTGCCAATGATCCAAACTATTGGTTCTTTGAAACGTTTGCAATTGTTGCGTGACAATCCAAGTTTGAAAGACAAATTATGGGAGAATGTAAATGCTTTGCAAGGTGGTTTGAGAAGCAAAGGATTTAATATTGGTGACACTAACACTTGTGTTACTCCAGTTTACTTGGAAGGAAGTGTACCAGAAGCAATGGTAATGGTAAATGATTTAAGAGAAAACTACGGTATTTTCTTGTCGATCGTAATTTATCCAGTTATCCCAAAAGGAATGATTTTATTACGTGTTATTCCAACAGCTTCTCATACTCTATCTGATATTGATCAAACATTAACTGCGTTTGAAGCGATTCGTGAGAAATTAGTAAATGGAACTTATAAAGAGATTGCTTCCAGAACTAAAGTGGATCATGATGCAGTTTAG
- a CDS encoding alpha/beta hydrolase yields the protein MKKKFLILILLFTTASNFAQKTEYTTISNIPYYNEATANTGAYIKERCVVDIYYPKNVKGFATIVWFHGGGLTGGSKELPEGLKDKGFCVVSVNYRLSPKVKVQKCIEDAAAAVAWTFQNIATYGGDKSLIFVSGHSAGAYLSLMVGLDKKWLKADGIDANSIAGLIPLSAQTITHFAIRKERGIPETQPIVDEFAPLYHVRADAPPLLLITGDRELEMLGRYEENAYLMRMMKIVGHKETTLYELQGFGHNMTEPAFPLVVKEIQRIVALKKK from the coding sequence ATGAAAAAAAAATTTCTTATACTAATACTGCTTTTTACAACAGCATCTAATTTTGCACAAAAAACAGAATACACTACAATTAGCAACATCCCTTATTATAATGAAGCTACAGCCAATACAGGTGCATATATCAAAGAGCGTTGCGTAGTGGATATTTATTACCCTAAAAATGTCAAAGGATTTGCGACAATAGTTTGGTTTCATGGAGGCGGTTTAACCGGAGGAAGCAAAGAACTTCCTGAAGGACTAAAGGACAAAGGCTTTTGTGTAGTTTCTGTAAATTATAGATTATCGCCAAAAGTAAAAGTGCAAAAATGTATTGAAGATGCTGCTGCTGCAGTAGCTTGGACATTTCAGAATATTGCAACTTATGGAGGTGACAAGTCCTTAATTTTTGTTTCTGGACATTCAGCAGGTGCTTACTTATCATTGATGGTGGGACTAGACAAAAAATGGTTAAAAGCTGATGGCATAGATGCTAATTCTATTGCAGGATTGATTCCGTTGAGTGCCCAAACCATTACACATTTTGCAATTCGAAAAGAGAGAGGAATTCCAGAAACCCAGCCAATTGTTGATGAATTTGCTCCTTTGTATCATGTTCGAGCTGATGCTCCTCCATTGTTATTAATTACAGGTGATAGAGAATTAGAAATGTTGGGACGCTATGAAGAAAATGCCTATCTGATGCGAATGATGAAAATTGTGGGGCATAAAGAAACTACTTTGTATGAACTACAAGGTTTTGGACATAATATGACTGAGCCAGCTTTCCCATTGGTTGTCAAAGAAATTCAAAGAATAGTAGCTTTAAAAAAGAAATAA